The following proteins are encoded in a genomic region of Sylvia atricapilla isolate bSylAtr1 chromosome 14, bSylAtr1.pri, whole genome shotgun sequence:
- the DOK3 gene encoding docking protein 3 has translation MERPVKDGILYVQHTKFGKRSWRKMRAQLFAASPSGVARMEKFDVRDDGTIPEKTSLQRCARRVIRLSDCVSVGPVGTESCPKATAAFYLTTTEKSYVLAAEQRDEWITQLCQLAFQGEKERMPSSAHSQPGPAVPMEENSLYSSWQDLTEFLVLVVQTDAATRCGLHGHYLLSALPQSLTLKDPQTRQPLLTWPYAFLRKFGQDQAVFSFEAGRRSDSGEGTFTFSTPRAPELCRAVASAIACQQQGKDAPEPRLFCASDPQLFAQGFEPQPWGHGNDDPQPSPALGGTQPASHPSANLLCFTSPEPEGSCPIVYASIARGQQPLFVPGQPDSAEPWAMGKPLPEHLYENIFTAEPRPAGAREEEEEGQWELGCRQAPEGHSSEGGPLYDNRAAMAQNPRAAGWGRRGQEALSGRSGHKHHSTLRAKLVRLLSRESPGARDWA, from the exons ATGGAGAGACCCGTGAAGGATGGGATCCTCTATGTGCAGCACACCAAATTTGGAAAG AGGTCCTGGAGGAAGATGCGAGCCCAGCTGTTTGCCGCCAGCCCGTCTGGCGTGGCCCGCATGGAGAAGTTCGATGTGCGGGATGATGGCACAATCCCAGAGAAGACATCCCTGCAGCGATGTGCCCGCCGGGTGATCCGCCTCTCTGACTGTGTCTCTGTGGGCCCGGTGGGCACAGAGAGCTGCCCCAAAGCCACTGCCGCTTTCTACCTCAccaccacagagaagagctatgtgctggcagctgagcagcGAGATGAATGGatcacccagctctgccagctggcCTTCCAG ggtgaaaaagagagaatgcCGAGTAGTgctcattcccagcctggccctgctgtccccatggagGAGAATTCCCTCTACTCATCCTGGCAGGATT TGACTGAATTCTTGGTGCTGGTGGTCCAGACAGATGCAGCCACCCGCTGTGGGCTGCATGGGCACTACCTGCTCTCGGCCCTTCCCCAGAGCCTGACGCTGAAGGACCCCCAGACCCGCCAGCCGCTGCTCACGTGGCCCTACGCCTTCCTTCGCAAGTTTGGCCAGGATCAG GCTGTCTTCTCCTTCGAGGCTGGCCGCCGCAGTGACTCCGGCGAGGGCACCTTCACCTTCAGCACCCCAAGGGCCCCTGAGCTCTGCCGGGCTGTGGCTTCTGCCAttgcctgccagcagcagggcaaggaCGCCCCGGAGCCCAGACTTTTCTGTGCCTCAGACCCCCAGCTCTTTGCACAGGGCTttgagccccagccctgggggcatGGGAACGATgatccccagcccagcccggctctgGGGGGAACACAGCCTGCCTCCCATCCCTCTGCCAACCTCCTCTGCTTCACCTCACCAGAGCCAGAGGGCTCATGCCCCATCGTCTATGCCTCCATCGCCCGGGGCCAGCAGCCCCTCTTTGTGCCAGGGCAGCCAGActctgctgagccctgggccaTGGGGAAGCCACTCCCTGAGCATCTCTACGAGAACATCTTCACTGCAGAACCACGTCCAGCCGGGGCCcgggaagaggaggaggaagggcagtgggagctggggTGCCGACAGGCCCCCGAGGGCCACAGCAGTGAGGGGGGGCCCCTCTATGACAACCGGGCCGCCATGGCACAGAACCCGCGGGCCGCGGGCTGGGGGCGCAGAGGGCAGGAGGCGCTATCAGGGCGCTCCGGGCACAAGCATCACAGCACCCTTCGGGCCAAGCTGGTGCGGCTGCTGAGCCGGGAGAGCCCCGGAGCGCGGGACTGGGCTTGA
- the PDLIM7 gene encoding PDZ and LIM domain protein 7 isoform X6 — protein MGDMESYKVMLNGPAPWGFRLQGGKDFSMPLSISRLTLGGKAAQAGVGVGDWVLYIDGESTSAMTHIEAQNRIRACGDRLCLTLSRAQNQLGKPQKVSVPDPSPGATMKTEPGLAPRTPSATPSPTSRPPWAVDPSFAERYAPDKTSTVVSKHSQPATPTPMQNRSSIVQAAQQAPEGPGRTPLCYKCNKVIRGRYLVALGHYYHPEEFTCCQCRKVLDEGGFFEEKGSIFCPKCYDTRYAPSCAKCKKKITGEVMHALKMTWHVQCFTCNACKTPIRNRAFYMEEGQPYCERDYEKMFGTKCRGCDFKIDAGDRFLEALGFSWHDTCFVCAICQTNLEGKTFYSKKDKPLCKSHAFSHV, from the exons ATGGGCGACATGGAGTCCTACAAGGTGATGCTGAATGGGCCGGCACCCTGGGGCttcaggctgcagggagggaaggatttCAGCATGCCGCTCTCCATCTCCAGG CTGACTCTGGGTGGGAAGGCAGCCCAGGCCGGTGTGGGAGTGGGCGACTGGGTCCTGTACATCGACGGGGAGAGCACCAGTGCCATGACACACATCGAGGCCCAGAACAGGATCCGCGCCTGTGGGGACAGGCTCTGCCTTACCTTGAGCAG AGCCCAGAACCAGCTGGGGAAGCCGCAGAAG GTCTCCGTGCCGGACCCGTCCCCAGGAGCAACGATGAAGACTGAGCCAGGACTGG CCCCCAGGACCCCCAGTGCCACTCCCAGCCCTACCAGCCGCCCACCCTGGGCTGTGGACCCCTCGTTTGCCGAGCGCTACGCCCCGGACAAGACGAGCACGGTGGTGAGCAAGCACAGCCAGCCGGCCACGCCGACCCCCATGCAGAACCGCAGCTCCATCGTGCAGGCAGCCCAGCAAGCCCCCGAGGGGCCCGGCCGCACCCCTCTCTGCTACAAGTGCAACAAGGTCATCAG GGGACGGTACCTCGTGGCGCTGGGACATTATTACCACCCCGAGGAGTTCACCTGCTGCCAGTGCAGGAAGGTGCTGGATGAGGGCGGCTTCTTTGAAGAGAAAGGCTCCATCTTCTGCCCCAAGTGCTACGACACGCGCTACGCACCCAGCTGCGCCAAGTGCAAGAAGAAGATCACTGGG GAGGTGATGCACGCACTGAAGATGACCTGGCATGTGCAGTGCTTCACCTGCAACGCCTGCAAAACTCCCATCCGCAACCGAGCCTTCTACATGGAGGAGGGACAGCCCTACTGCGAGAGAG ACTATGAGAAGATGTTTGGCACCAAGTGCCGCGGCTGTGACTTCAAGATTGATGCTGGGGACCGGTTCCTGGAGGCGCTGGGGTTCAGCTGGCACGACACTTGCTTTGTCTGTGCG ATCTGCCAGACCAACCTGGAAGGGAAGACGTTCTACTCCAAGAAGGACAAGCCGCTGTGCAAGAGCCATGCTTTCTCCCACGTGTGA
- the PDLIM7 gene encoding PDZ and LIM domain protein 7 isoform X2 produces the protein MGDMESYKVMLNGPAPWGFRLQGGKDFSMPLSISRLTLGGKAAQAGVGVGDWVLYIDGESTSAMTHIEAQNRIRACGDRLCLTLSRAQNQLGKPQKVLSLDKQPPQLLESPSTPVCDPVKLRMLEDIDDSKPHSWTSQSRSFRKLSRLVGADSMEDGEDELVRKPRDSHGSSWGTVEQRQPLEPPSTPGCDPGKLRMLEDAEGWQPRTGTSQSRSFRKLAQLTGTDGMEDGEDEIVKKPRDSYGSSWGTVEQRQPPQPLEPPSAPGCNPGKLRLIEDAEDWQPRTGTSQSRTFRKLAQLTGTDSSMEDHDDVFVRKPSQVSVPDPSPGATMKTEPGLAPRTPSATPSPTSRPPWAVDPSFAERYAPDKTSTVVSKHSQPATPTPMQNRSSIVQAAQQAPEGPGRTPLCYKCNKVIRGRYLVALGHYYHPEEFTCCQCRKVLDEGGFFEEKGSIFCPKCYDTRYAPSCAKCKKKITGEVMHALKMTWHVQCFTCNACKTPIRNRAFYMEEGQPYCERDYEKMFGTKCRGCDFKIDAGDRFLEALGFSWHDTCFVCAICQTNLEGKTFYSKKDKPLCKSHAFSHV, from the exons ATGGGCGACATGGAGTCCTACAAGGTGATGCTGAATGGGCCGGCACCCTGGGGCttcaggctgcagggagggaaggatttCAGCATGCCGCTCTCCATCTCCAGG CTGACTCTGGGTGGGAAGGCAGCCCAGGCCGGTGTGGGAGTGGGCGACTGGGTCCTGTACATCGACGGGGAGAGCACCAGTGCCATGACACACATCGAGGCCCAGAACAGGATCCGCGCCTGTGGGGACAGGCTCTGCCTTACCTTGAGCAG AGCCCAGAACCAGCTGGGGAAGCCGCAGAAG GTGCTGAGCCTTGACAA GCAgcccccacagctgctggagtcCCCCAGCACCCCTGTGTGTGACCCTGTGAAGCTGCGGATGTTAGAGGACATTGACGACTCAAAGCCCCACAGCTGGACCTCCCAGTCCCGTTCCTTCCGCAAACTGTCCCGGCTGGTGGGCGCAGACAGCA tggaGGATGGTGAGGACGAGCTTGTTAGAAAGCCCAG GGATTCCCATGGGTCCAGCTGGGGCACAGTGGAGCAGCG GCAGCCTCTGGAGCCCCCCAGTACCCCCGGGTGTGATCCTGGGAAGTTGCGGATGTTGGAGGACGCTGAGGGCTGGCAGCCCCGCACCGGGACCTCCCAGTCCCGCTCCTTCCGCAAACTGGCCCAGCTGACGGGCACAGATGGCA TGGAGGATGGTGAGGATGAGATTGTTAAAAAGCCCAG GGATTCCTATGGGTCCAGCTGGGGCACAGTGGAGCAGCG ACAGCCCCCGCAGCCTCTGGAGCCCCCCAGTGCCCCTGGGTGCAACCCTGGGAAGCTGCGACTGATAGAGGATGCTGAGGACTGGCAGCCCCGCACCGGGACCTCCCAGTCCCGCACCTTCCGCAAACTAGCCCAGCTGACgggcacagacagcagca TGGAGGATCATGATGATGTGTTTGTTAGGAAGCCCAG CCAGGTCTCCGTGCCGGACCCGTCCCCAGGAGCAACGATGAAGACTGAGCCAGGACTGG CCCCCAGGACCCCCAGTGCCACTCCCAGCCCTACCAGCCGCCCACCCTGGGCTGTGGACCCCTCGTTTGCCGAGCGCTACGCCCCGGACAAGACGAGCACGGTGGTGAGCAAGCACAGCCAGCCGGCCACGCCGACCCCCATGCAGAACCGCAGCTCCATCGTGCAGGCAGCCCAGCAAGCCCCCGAGGGGCCCGGCCGCACCCCTCTCTGCTACAAGTGCAACAAGGTCATCAG GGGACGGTACCTCGTGGCGCTGGGACATTATTACCACCCCGAGGAGTTCACCTGCTGCCAGTGCAGGAAGGTGCTGGATGAGGGCGGCTTCTTTGAAGAGAAAGGCTCCATCTTCTGCCCCAAGTGCTACGACACGCGCTACGCACCCAGCTGCGCCAAGTGCAAGAAGAAGATCACTGGG GAGGTGATGCACGCACTGAAGATGACCTGGCATGTGCAGTGCTTCACCTGCAACGCCTGCAAAACTCCCATCCGCAACCGAGCCTTCTACATGGAGGAGGGACAGCCCTACTGCGAGAGAG ACTATGAGAAGATGTTTGGCACCAAGTGCCGCGGCTGTGACTTCAAGATTGATGCTGGGGACCGGTTCCTGGAGGCGCTGGGGTTCAGCTGGCACGACACTTGCTTTGTCTGTGCG ATCTGCCAGACCAACCTGGAAGGGAAGACGTTCTACTCCAAGAAGGACAAGCCGCTGTGCAAGAGCCATGCTTTCTCCCACGTGTGA
- the PDLIM7 gene encoding PDZ and LIM domain protein 7 isoform X5 — protein sequence MGDMESYKVMLNGPAPWGFRLQGGKDFSMPLSISRLTLGGKAAQAGVGVGDWVLYIDGESTSAMTHIEAQNRIRACGDRLCLTLSRAQNQLGKPQKDSLPCSEPLKYNFAPSTALNKTARPFGAGSPPNPRPGLVTKPVTYAPLAPACTPQHNGQVSVPDPSPGATMKTEPGLAPRTPSATPSPTSRPPWAVDPSFAERYAPDKTSTVVSKHSQPATPTPMQNRSSIVQAAQQAPEGPGRTPLCYKCNKVIRGRYLVALGHYYHPEEFTCCQCRKVLDEGGFFEEKGSIFCPKCYDTRYAPSCAKCKKKITGEVMHALKMTWHVQCFTCNACKTPIRNRAFYMEEGQPYCERDYEKMFGTKCRGCDFKIDAGDRFLEALGFSWHDTCFVCAICQTNLEGKTFYSKKDKPLCKSHAFSHV from the exons ATGGGCGACATGGAGTCCTACAAGGTGATGCTGAATGGGCCGGCACCCTGGGGCttcaggctgcagggagggaaggatttCAGCATGCCGCTCTCCATCTCCAGG CTGACTCTGGGTGGGAAGGCAGCCCAGGCCGGTGTGGGAGTGGGCGACTGGGTCCTGTACATCGACGGGGAGAGCACCAGTGCCATGACACACATCGAGGCCCAGAACAGGATCCGCGCCTGTGGGGACAGGCTCTGCCTTACCTTGAGCAG AGCCCAGAACCAGCTGGGGAAGCCGCAGAAG GACTCACTCCCCTGCTCTGAACCCCTGAAATATAACTTCGCTCCCAGCACCGCCCTCAACAAAACAGCTCGGCCCTTTGGGGCCGGCTCACCTCCGAACCCACGGCCCGGGCTGGTGACGAAACCCGTGACGTACGCGCCCCTGGCGCCCGCCTGCACCCCCCAGCACAACGG CCAGGTCTCCGTGCCGGACCCGTCCCCAGGAGCAACGATGAAGACTGAGCCAGGACTGG CCCCCAGGACCCCCAGTGCCACTCCCAGCCCTACCAGCCGCCCACCCTGGGCTGTGGACCCCTCGTTTGCCGAGCGCTACGCCCCGGACAAGACGAGCACGGTGGTGAGCAAGCACAGCCAGCCGGCCACGCCGACCCCCATGCAGAACCGCAGCTCCATCGTGCAGGCAGCCCAGCAAGCCCCCGAGGGGCCCGGCCGCACCCCTCTCTGCTACAAGTGCAACAAGGTCATCAG GGGACGGTACCTCGTGGCGCTGGGACATTATTACCACCCCGAGGAGTTCACCTGCTGCCAGTGCAGGAAGGTGCTGGATGAGGGCGGCTTCTTTGAAGAGAAAGGCTCCATCTTCTGCCCCAAGTGCTACGACACGCGCTACGCACCCAGCTGCGCCAAGTGCAAGAAGAAGATCACTGGG GAGGTGATGCACGCACTGAAGATGACCTGGCATGTGCAGTGCTTCACCTGCAACGCCTGCAAAACTCCCATCCGCAACCGAGCCTTCTACATGGAGGAGGGACAGCCCTACTGCGAGAGAG ACTATGAGAAGATGTTTGGCACCAAGTGCCGCGGCTGTGACTTCAAGATTGATGCTGGGGACCGGTTCCTGGAGGCGCTGGGGTTCAGCTGGCACGACACTTGCTTTGTCTGTGCG ATCTGCCAGACCAACCTGGAAGGGAAGACGTTCTACTCCAAGAAGGACAAGCCGCTGTGCAAGAGCCATGCTTTCTCCCACGTGTGA
- the PDLIM7 gene encoding PDZ and LIM domain protein 7 isoform X1, which yields MGDMESYKVMLNGPAPWGFRLQGGKDFSMPLSISRLTLGGKAAQAGVGVGDWVLYIDGESTSAMTHIEAQNRIRACGDRLCLTLSRAQNQLGKPQKVLSLDKQPPQLLESPSTPVCDPVKLRMLEDIDDSKPHSWTSQSRSFRKLSRLVGADSMEDGEDELVRKPRDAHGSSWGTVEQWQPPQPLEPPSTPGCDPGKLRMLEDAEGWQPRTGTSQSRSFRKLAQLTGTDGMEDGEDEFIKKPRDSHGSSWGTVEQRQPLEPPSTPGCDPGKLRMLEDAEGWQPRTGTSQSRSFRKLAQLTGTDGMEDGEDEIVKKPRDSYGSSWGTVEQRQPPQPLEPPSAPGCNPGKLRLIEDAEDWQPRTGTSQSRTFRKLAQLTGTDSSMEDHDDVFVRKPSQVSVPDPSPGATMKTEPGLAPRTPSATPSPTSRPPWAVDPSFAERYAPDKTSTVVSKHSQPATPTPMQNRSSIVQAAQQAPEGPGRTPLCYKCNKVIRGRYLVALGHYYHPEEFTCCQCRKVLDEGGFFEEKGSIFCPKCYDTRYAPSCAKCKKKITGEVMHALKMTWHVQCFTCNACKTPIRNRAFYMEEGQPYCERDYEKMFGTKCRGCDFKIDAGDRFLEALGFSWHDTCFVCAICQTNLEGKTFYSKKDKPLCKSHAFSHV from the exons ATGGGCGACATGGAGTCCTACAAGGTGATGCTGAATGGGCCGGCACCCTGGGGCttcaggctgcagggagggaaggatttCAGCATGCCGCTCTCCATCTCCAGG CTGACTCTGGGTGGGAAGGCAGCCCAGGCCGGTGTGGGAGTGGGCGACTGGGTCCTGTACATCGACGGGGAGAGCACCAGTGCCATGACACACATCGAGGCCCAGAACAGGATCCGCGCCTGTGGGGACAGGCTCTGCCTTACCTTGAGCAG AGCCCAGAACCAGCTGGGGAAGCCGCAGAAG GTGCTGAGCCTTGACAA GCAgcccccacagctgctggagtcCCCCAGCACCCCTGTGTGTGACCCTGTGAAGCTGCGGATGTTAGAGGACATTGACGACTCAAAGCCCCACAGCTGGACCTCCCAGTCCCGTTCCTTCCGCAAACTGTCCCGGCTGGTGGGCGCAGACAGCA tggaGGATGGTGAGGACGAGCTTGTTAGAAAGCCCAG GGATGCTCATGGGTCCAGCTGGGGCACAGTGGAGCAGTG GCAGCCTCCACAGCCTCTGGAGCCCCCCAGTACCCCCGGGTGTGATCCTGGGAAGTTGCGGATGTTGGAGGACGCTGAGGGCTGGCAGCCCCGCACCGGGACCTCCCAGTCCCGCTCCTTCCGCAAACTGGCCCAGCTGACGGGCACAGATGGCA TGGAGGATGGTGAGgatgaatttattaaaaagccCAG GGATTCCCATGGGTCCAGCTGGGGCACAGTGGAGCAGCG GCAGCCTCTGGAGCCCCCCAGTACCCCCGGGTGTGATCCTGGGAAGTTGCGGATGTTGGAGGACGCTGAGGGCTGGCAGCCCCGCACCGGGACCTCCCAGTCCCGCTCCTTCCGCAAACTGGCCCAGCTGACGGGCACAGATGGCA TGGAGGATGGTGAGGATGAGATTGTTAAAAAGCCCAG GGATTCCTATGGGTCCAGCTGGGGCACAGTGGAGCAGCG ACAGCCCCCGCAGCCTCTGGAGCCCCCCAGTGCCCCTGGGTGCAACCCTGGGAAGCTGCGACTGATAGAGGATGCTGAGGACTGGCAGCCCCGCACCGGGACCTCCCAGTCCCGCACCTTCCGCAAACTAGCCCAGCTGACgggcacagacagcagca TGGAGGATCATGATGATGTGTTTGTTAGGAAGCCCAG CCAGGTCTCCGTGCCGGACCCGTCCCCAGGAGCAACGATGAAGACTGAGCCAGGACTGG CCCCCAGGACCCCCAGTGCCACTCCCAGCCCTACCAGCCGCCCACCCTGGGCTGTGGACCCCTCGTTTGCCGAGCGCTACGCCCCGGACAAGACGAGCACGGTGGTGAGCAAGCACAGCCAGCCGGCCACGCCGACCCCCATGCAGAACCGCAGCTCCATCGTGCAGGCAGCCCAGCAAGCCCCCGAGGGGCCCGGCCGCACCCCTCTCTGCTACAAGTGCAACAAGGTCATCAG GGGACGGTACCTCGTGGCGCTGGGACATTATTACCACCCCGAGGAGTTCACCTGCTGCCAGTGCAGGAAGGTGCTGGATGAGGGCGGCTTCTTTGAAGAGAAAGGCTCCATCTTCTGCCCCAAGTGCTACGACACGCGCTACGCACCCAGCTGCGCCAAGTGCAAGAAGAAGATCACTGGG GAGGTGATGCACGCACTGAAGATGACCTGGCATGTGCAGTGCTTCACCTGCAACGCCTGCAAAACTCCCATCCGCAACCGAGCCTTCTACATGGAGGAGGGACAGCCCTACTGCGAGAGAG ACTATGAGAAGATGTTTGGCACCAAGTGCCGCGGCTGTGACTTCAAGATTGATGCTGGGGACCGGTTCCTGGAGGCGCTGGGGTTCAGCTGGCACGACACTTGCTTTGTCTGTGCG ATCTGCCAGACCAACCTGGAAGGGAAGACGTTCTACTCCAAGAAGGACAAGCCGCTGTGCAAGAGCCATGCTTTCTCCCACGTGTGA
- the PDLIM7 gene encoding PDZ and LIM domain protein 7 isoform X4: protein MGDMESYKVMLNGPAPWGFRLQGGKDFSMPLSISRLTLGGKAAQAGVGVGDWVLYIDGESTSAMTHIEAQNRIRACGDRLCLTLSRAQNQLGKPQKVLSLDKQPPQLLESPSTPVCDPVKLRMLEDIDDSKPHSWTSQSRSFRKLSRLVGADSMEDGEDELVRKPRDSYGSSWGTVEQRQPPQPLEPPSAPGCNPGKLRLIEDAEDWQPRTGTSQSRTFRKLAQLTGTDSSMEDHDDVFVRKPSQVSVPDPSPGATMKTEPGLAPRTPSATPSPTSRPPWAVDPSFAERYAPDKTSTVVSKHSQPATPTPMQNRSSIVQAAQQAPEGPGRTPLCYKCNKVIRGRYLVALGHYYHPEEFTCCQCRKVLDEGGFFEEKGSIFCPKCYDTRYAPSCAKCKKKITGEVMHALKMTWHVQCFTCNACKTPIRNRAFYMEEGQPYCERDYEKMFGTKCRGCDFKIDAGDRFLEALGFSWHDTCFVCAICQTNLEGKTFYSKKDKPLCKSHAFSHV from the exons ATGGGCGACATGGAGTCCTACAAGGTGATGCTGAATGGGCCGGCACCCTGGGGCttcaggctgcagggagggaaggatttCAGCATGCCGCTCTCCATCTCCAGG CTGACTCTGGGTGGGAAGGCAGCCCAGGCCGGTGTGGGAGTGGGCGACTGGGTCCTGTACATCGACGGGGAGAGCACCAGTGCCATGACACACATCGAGGCCCAGAACAGGATCCGCGCCTGTGGGGACAGGCTCTGCCTTACCTTGAGCAG AGCCCAGAACCAGCTGGGGAAGCCGCAGAAG GTGCTGAGCCTTGACAA GCAgcccccacagctgctggagtcCCCCAGCACCCCTGTGTGTGACCCTGTGAAGCTGCGGATGTTAGAGGACATTGACGACTCAAAGCCCCACAGCTGGACCTCCCAGTCCCGTTCCTTCCGCAAACTGTCCCGGCTGGTGGGCGCAGACAGCA tggaGGATGGTGAGGACGAGCTTGTTAGAAAGCCCAG GGATTCCTATGGGTCCAGCTGGGGCACAGTGGAGCAGCG ACAGCCCCCGCAGCCTCTGGAGCCCCCCAGTGCCCCTGGGTGCAACCCTGGGAAGCTGCGACTGATAGAGGATGCTGAGGACTGGCAGCCCCGCACCGGGACCTCCCAGTCCCGCACCTTCCGCAAACTAGCCCAGCTGACgggcacagacagcagca TGGAGGATCATGATGATGTGTTTGTTAGGAAGCCCAG CCAGGTCTCCGTGCCGGACCCGTCCCCAGGAGCAACGATGAAGACTGAGCCAGGACTGG CCCCCAGGACCCCCAGTGCCACTCCCAGCCCTACCAGCCGCCCACCCTGGGCTGTGGACCCCTCGTTTGCCGAGCGCTACGCCCCGGACAAGACGAGCACGGTGGTGAGCAAGCACAGCCAGCCGGCCACGCCGACCCCCATGCAGAACCGCAGCTCCATCGTGCAGGCAGCCCAGCAAGCCCCCGAGGGGCCCGGCCGCACCCCTCTCTGCTACAAGTGCAACAAGGTCATCAG GGGACGGTACCTCGTGGCGCTGGGACATTATTACCACCCCGAGGAGTTCACCTGCTGCCAGTGCAGGAAGGTGCTGGATGAGGGCGGCTTCTTTGAAGAGAAAGGCTCCATCTTCTGCCCCAAGTGCTACGACACGCGCTACGCACCCAGCTGCGCCAAGTGCAAGAAGAAGATCACTGGG GAGGTGATGCACGCACTGAAGATGACCTGGCATGTGCAGTGCTTCACCTGCAACGCCTGCAAAACTCCCATCCGCAACCGAGCCTTCTACATGGAGGAGGGACAGCCCTACTGCGAGAGAG ACTATGAGAAGATGTTTGGCACCAAGTGCCGCGGCTGTGACTTCAAGATTGATGCTGGGGACCGGTTCCTGGAGGCGCTGGGGTTCAGCTGGCACGACACTTGCTTTGTCTGTGCG ATCTGCCAGACCAACCTGGAAGGGAAGACGTTCTACTCCAAGAAGGACAAGCCGCTGTGCAAGAGCCATGCTTTCTCCCACGTGTGA
- the PDLIM7 gene encoding PDZ and LIM domain protein 7 isoform X3, with amino-acid sequence MAWRMVRMNLLKSPGMPVGPAGAQGNIGECQGLAEVLACARASLGVLPCSRAGSSPGAELLPSVTHRQLLEPPSDTVCDPVKLRMLENIDDSKPHTWTSQSRSFRKLARLVGANSMDDGEDEPVKMPRDSHGSSWGTVEQRQPLEPPSTPGCDPGKLRMLEDAEGWQPRTGTSQSRSFRKLAQLTGTDGMEDGEDEIVKKPRDSYGSSWGTVEQRQPPQPLEPPSAPGCNPGKLRLIEDAEDWQPRTGTSQSRTFRKLAQLTGTDSSMEDHDDVFVRKPSQVSVPDPSPGATMKTEPGLAPRTPSATPSPTSRPPWAVDPSFAERYAPDKTSTVVSKHSQPATPTPMQNRSSIVQAAQQAPEGPGRTPLCYKCNKVIRGRYLVALGHYYHPEEFTCCQCRKVLDEGGFFEEKGSIFCPKCYDTRYAPSCAKCKKKITGEVMHALKMTWHVQCFTCNACKTPIRNRAFYMEEGQPYCERDYEKMFGTKCRGCDFKIDAGDRFLEALGFSWHDTCFVCAICQTNLEGKTFYSKKDKPLCKSHAFSHV; translated from the exons ATGGCA TGGAGGATGGTGAGgatgaatttattaaaaagccCAG GGATGCCCGTGGGTccagctggggcacagggcaACATCGGTGAGTGCCAGGGTCTGGCAGAAGTGTTGGCATGTGCCAGGGCATCTTTGGGGGTGCTTCCCTGTTCCAGAGCAGGGTCCAGTCCtggtgctgagctcctgccctctgtcactcataggcagctgctggagcctcccAGTGACACTGTGTGTGACCCTGTGAAGCTGCGGATGTTAGAGAACATTGATGACTCAAAGCCCCACACCTGGACATCCCAGTCCCGTTCCTTCCGCAAACTGGCCCGGCTGGTGGGCGCTAACAGCA TGGATGATGGTGAGGATGAGCCCGTTAAAATGCCCAG GGATTCCCATGGGTCCAGCTGGGGCACAGTGGAGCAGCG GCAGCCTCTGGAGCCCCCCAGTACCCCCGGGTGTGATCCTGGGAAGTTGCGGATGTTGGAGGACGCTGAGGGCTGGCAGCCCCGCACCGGGACCTCCCAGTCCCGCTCCTTCCGCAAACTGGCCCAGCTGACGGGCACAGATGGCA TGGAGGATGGTGAGGATGAGATTGTTAAAAAGCCCAG GGATTCCTATGGGTCCAGCTGGGGCACAGTGGAGCAGCG ACAGCCCCCGCAGCCTCTGGAGCCCCCCAGTGCCCCTGGGTGCAACCCTGGGAAGCTGCGACTGATAGAGGATGCTGAGGACTGGCAGCCCCGCACCGGGACCTCCCAGTCCCGCACCTTCCGCAAACTAGCCCAGCTGACgggcacagacagcagca TGGAGGATCATGATGATGTGTTTGTTAGGAAGCCCAG CCAGGTCTCCGTGCCGGACCCGTCCCCAGGAGCAACGATGAAGACTGAGCCAGGACTGG CCCCCAGGACCCCCAGTGCCACTCCCAGCCCTACCAGCCGCCCACCCTGGGCTGTGGACCCCTCGTTTGCCGAGCGCTACGCCCCGGACAAGACGAGCACGGTGGTGAGCAAGCACAGCCAGCCGGCCACGCCGACCCCCATGCAGAACCGCAGCTCCATCGTGCAGGCAGCCCAGCAAGCCCCCGAGGGGCCCGGCCGCACCCCTCTCTGCTACAAGTGCAACAAGGTCATCAG GGGACGGTACCTCGTGGCGCTGGGACATTATTACCACCCCGAGGAGTTCACCTGCTGCCAGTGCAGGAAGGTGCTGGATGAGGGCGGCTTCTTTGAAGAGAAAGGCTCCATCTTCTGCCCCAAGTGCTACGACACGCGCTACGCACCCAGCTGCGCCAAGTGCAAGAAGAAGATCACTGGG GAGGTGATGCACGCACTGAAGATGACCTGGCATGTGCAGTGCTTCACCTGCAACGCCTGCAAAACTCCCATCCGCAACCGAGCCTTCTACATGGAGGAGGGACAGCCCTACTGCGAGAGAG ACTATGAGAAGATGTTTGGCACCAAGTGCCGCGGCTGTGACTTCAAGATTGATGCTGGGGACCGGTTCCTGGAGGCGCTGGGGTTCAGCTGGCACGACACTTGCTTTGTCTGTGCG ATCTGCCAGACCAACCTGGAAGGGAAGACGTTCTACTCCAAGAAGGACAAGCCGCTGTGCAAGAGCCATGCTTTCTCCCACGTGTGA